In Rhodothermales bacterium, a single genomic region encodes these proteins:
- a CDS encoding DUF368 domain-containing protein, translating into MGGADIIPGVSGGTVALIVGIYERLVHCIKLVFDSLVALLRGSVPEFRRHLAEVEWLLIVPLFAGIVTALLIGAAFIPDLLENYPVQMRALFFGLIVGSLTIPWRRMTERGPRALALAVASAVAAFVLVGLPAREAVDPSLWSVFLMAAVAICAMILPGVSGAFFLLVFGIYEPTLTAIDNRELLYVAVFGAGAAVGLGSFSGILNWLLEHYHDLTMAVLLGLMGGSLRALWPWITVDRSLLLPDSTDNILLPVALMIAGVVFVLALSRFSGPELRNATTA; encoded by the coding sequence ATGGGCGGTGCCGACATCATACCCGGGGTCAGCGGTGGAACAGTTGCTCTCATCGTCGGGATCTATGAGCGCCTGGTTCACTGCATCAAGCTTGTGTTTGATTCGCTGGTTGCGCTGCTGCGTGGAAGCGTGCCGGAGTTCCGCAGACACCTCGCGGAGGTCGAGTGGCTACTCATCGTTCCGCTGTTTGCCGGAATTGTGACGGCACTCCTGATCGGGGCCGCCTTCATTCCCGATCTGCTGGAAAACTACCCCGTGCAGATGCGGGCGCTCTTCTTCGGATTGATCGTCGGTTCGCTGACTATTCCATGGCGACGGATGACGGAGCGCGGTCCGCGCGCGCTCGCCCTGGCTGTTGCATCCGCCGTTGCGGCATTCGTGCTGGTTGGCCTACCGGCGCGAGAGGCCGTCGACCCGTCGCTCTGGTCAGTTTTTCTCATGGCAGCCGTCGCAATCTGCGCCATGATTCTGCCGGGAGTAAGCGGCGCATTCTTCCTTCTCGTGTTCGGTATTTACGAGCCCACACTTACAGCAATTGACAACAGAGAACTCCTGTACGTTGCAGTTTTCGGTGCCGGAGCCGCCGTCGGACTCGGGTCGTTCTCCGGAATCCTCAACTGGCTCCTCGAACACTACCACGACCTGACGATGGCCGTTCTTCTCGGCCTTATGGGAGGCTCGCTCCGCGCCCTCTGGCCATGGATCACCGTCGACCGGTCTCTTCTCCTTCCGGATTCGACAGACAACATCCTGCTGCCCGTCGCTCTCATGATCGCAGGGGTCGTTTTCGTTCTGGCGCTTTCTCGTTTCAGTGGTCCAGAACTTCGCAACGCAACGACCGCCTAG
- a CDS encoding tetratricopeptide repeat protein, which produces MFEYGFDDQEEFADEQRLTDLVSAYESGESAYYDSDTLEEIATYYFERADYEGALGVIDRLLDSYPFSSDAWMRRGVLMNNLGRHDDALQAYDKSLAINPNDTETIVNRGITLDTLNDAEAALAAYEQALCLDPSHDDALFNKGVTLERMERLADAVEVFVSCIEMNEDHPEAWYELGYCYDRLGQDARSVECYDRHIDQDPYSCDAWYNRGIVLNRMKRFKDAAWSYDMAIAIKEDFASAHYNRGNALANMNRLQEAIASYAQVIELEGGDAATHYNIALAHEELGQFSAAIHQFRNALKEDPKYAEAWYGLGCCFDAQDQHTEAIEFYDRAISITPDVGEFWYAKADSEHVIGKLQQAADSYRMVVKLDSGNRDAWLDYAETLFKASRMEEALEAYSRALSLKPDCAGAYVQQAKALLALGRSEESLRSLKMAFVIDPKKKDEWQTSWPELLADSDIRRELGLDS; this is translated from the coding sequence ATGTTTGAATACGGCTTTGACGATCAGGAAGAGTTTGCGGACGAGCAGCGACTGACTGACCTCGTCTCCGCATACGAGTCAGGCGAGTCAGCCTACTATGACTCCGATACGCTCGAAGAGATCGCGACCTACTACTTCGAGCGTGCGGACTATGAGGGAGCTCTCGGCGTGATCGACAGGCTGCTCGACAGCTACCCGTTCTCGTCGGACGCCTGGATGCGACGCGGCGTGCTCATGAACAACCTCGGCCGTCACGACGACGCGCTGCAGGCCTACGACAAGTCTCTCGCGATCAACCCCAATGACACAGAGACTATAGTCAATCGGGGTATCACGCTCGACACGCTCAACGATGCTGAGGCTGCTCTTGCGGCGTATGAGCAAGCACTGTGTCTCGATCCCTCTCACGACGACGCCCTGTTCAACAAAGGCGTTACGCTGGAGCGGATGGAACGGCTCGCCGACGCGGTCGAAGTTTTCGTCTCGTGCATCGAGATGAATGAGGATCATCCGGAGGCGTGGTACGAGCTCGGCTACTGCTACGATCGCCTGGGGCAGGATGCGCGAAGCGTCGAGTGCTACGATCGGCATATCGACCAGGACCCTTACTCTTGCGACGCCTGGTACAACCGGGGAATCGTGCTCAACCGCATGAAGCGATTCAAGGACGCGGCATGGTCGTACGACATGGCGATTGCCATCAAGGAGGATTTTGCCTCCGCTCATTACAATCGCGGAAATGCGTTGGCGAATATGAATCGCCTCCAGGAAGCTATCGCCAGCTACGCTCAGGTCATTGAACTAGAAGGCGGTGACGCGGCGACGCACTACAATATCGCACTTGCCCACGAGGAGCTCGGCCAGTTCAGTGCTGCCATTCATCAGTTCAGAAATGCGCTGAAGGAAGATCCGAAGTATGCGGAGGCATGGTACGGACTCGGCTGCTGCTTCGACGCGCAGGACCAGCACACGGAAGCCATCGAGTTCTACGATCGCGCAATCAGCATTACCCCGGATGTCGGCGAGTTCTGGTATGCCAAAGCTGACAGTGAGCACGTGATCGGCAAGCTCCAGCAGGCCGCCGACTCGTACCGCATGGTGGTGAAACTTGATTCCGGAAACCGTGACGCGTGGCTTGATTATGCCGAGACGCTTTTCAAGGCCTCGAGAATGGAGGAGGCACTGGAGGCGTATAGCCGGGCCCTCTCGCTGAAACCTGACTGCGCCGGCGCGTACGTTCAGCAGGCCAAGGCCCTGTTGGCTCTCGGAAGATCCGAGGAAAGCCTCCGCTCCCTCAAGATGGCGTTTGTCATTGATCCAAAGAAGAAGGATGAATGGCAGACTTCGTGGCCCGAGTTGCTCGCCGATTCAGATATCCGCCGCGAACTGGGGCTGGATAGTTAA
- the tmk gene encoding dTMP kinase encodes MPLITFEGIDGSGKGTQIRLLRKRCQALGVDSTVFREPGGTLLSERVRPLLLDPALHVEPLAELLLFSAARSQLCEEKIRPLLAEGAVVILDRFYDSTVAYQGGGRQIGDFDWLSEFNRRVTGGLEPDRTYYLRVTLEVAARRRRHREEDRLESGGEAFFERVEAAYERIARENHDRVVSIDGNGPPEEVADAVWKDARTLIVPLEPGS; translated from the coding sequence ATGCCTCTCATTACGTTCGAGGGAATTGACGGCAGTGGAAAGGGCACTCAGATTCGCCTGCTGCGCAAGAGGTGCCAGGCGCTGGGTGTCGATTCCACCGTCTTTCGGGAGCCGGGTGGCACGCTGCTGTCGGAGCGTGTTCGGCCGCTGTTGCTGGATCCAGCGTTGCACGTCGAGCCACTGGCGGAACTCCTGCTTTTCTCGGCCGCTCGATCACAGCTGTGCGAGGAGAAGATCCGGCCGCTTCTTGCCGAAGGCGCTGTCGTCATTCTGGACCGGTTCTATGATTCTACGGTTGCCTACCAGGGGGGAGGGAGACAGATCGGCGATTTTGACTGGCTTTCGGAGTTCAATCGCCGCGTCACCGGAGGACTGGAGCCGGACCGAACCTATTATCTCAGAGTCACTCTGGAAGTTGCGGCGCGGCGTCGCCGACATCGCGAAGAAGATCGCCTGGAATCGGGCGGCGAGGCATTCTTCGAACGGGTTGAGGCGGCCTATGAACGCATCGCACGGGAAAATCACGATCGCGTCGTGTCGATCGATGGAAACGGTCCGCCCGAGGAGGTCGCAGATGCAGTGTGGAAAGACGCCCGAACCCTGATTGTGCCACTGGAACCCGGCTCTTGA
- a CDS encoding beta-propeller fold lactonase family protein has protein sequence MRRFWIWLVLAPFLSVLGLSGCELSSNLGGDSGPLQTVFSRQIQPTLNQKCTSCHGLLSQEAGLSLASWQDVFQGSRYGDVVIPFSPARSLLLRMATARVGGAHPGELAADTLSQNELQLLREWITDGAPGDDGTVAFEDAEDLLYVANQEAATVSIIDMTTNVVARVVDLRDHGYSATSKPHHVAVEPDGSYWYVSLIGENRIARFDRMNNLSGEFEFETPGMLAIDPAADWLYAGRSLSAPNPPASIGKIRRSDMSGGVISVVFPRPHALATDPTGAFVYSSSLGQNQIITYETASEDVTFSPVAGPIHSFVQHVITPDGGTLAATAQLTNEILFFDLATPSIPAFSWSVGANASPWHPVFAPDGLHLYVGNKDANTVTVVSVVNRRVERIITGDGLSEPHGSALSPDGSLLYISNRNASGLYTPRHDLGDNGRDGTVVMIDRITGDITKVLEVGPFAAGLGTR, from the coding sequence ATGAGACGATTCTGGATATGGCTCGTTCTTGCTCCGTTTCTTTCGGTGCTCGGACTGTCTGGCTGCGAGCTCTCGTCGAATCTTGGGGGCGACTCGGGTCCCCTGCAGACGGTGTTCTCCCGTCAGATACAGCCGACCCTGAACCAGAAATGCACGTCGTGTCATGGACTGCTTTCGCAGGAGGCCGGGCTTTCCCTGGCGTCGTGGCAGGATGTGTTTCAAGGCTCCCGGTATGGCGATGTCGTTATTCCTTTCAGCCCTGCCCGAAGCCTCCTGCTGCGTATGGCGACGGCGAGGGTCGGAGGCGCGCACCCCGGCGAGTTGGCGGCCGACACGCTGTCGCAGAATGAACTCCAGCTCTTGCGCGAATGGATCACTGATGGTGCGCCCGGCGACGACGGTACGGTCGCGTTTGAGGATGCGGAGGATCTTCTGTACGTCGCGAATCAGGAGGCCGCCACCGTGTCGATCATCGACATGACGACGAACGTCGTGGCCCGCGTCGTCGACTTGAGAGACCACGGCTACTCCGCGACTTCAAAACCTCACCACGTCGCTGTCGAACCCGACGGGAGCTACTGGTACGTTTCGCTGATCGGAGAGAACCGCATCGCCCGGTTTGACCGAATGAATAATCTGTCGGGCGAATTTGAGTTTGAAACACCGGGAATGCTGGCGATCGACCCCGCTGCAGACTGGCTTTACGCCGGCCGATCGCTGTCTGCGCCCAATCCGCCCGCGTCAATCGGAAAGATTCGTCGAAGTGACATGAGCGGCGGGGTCATTTCCGTTGTGTTTCCGCGGCCGCACGCACTCGCGACCGACCCAACCGGGGCGTTCGTCTATTCCTCGTCCCTGGGTCAGAATCAAATAATCACGTACGAGACGGCGTCGGAAGACGTCACATTCTCTCCCGTTGCAGGTCCGATCCACTCATTTGTGCAACACGTCATTACACCGGATGGCGGGACTCTGGCGGCGACCGCTCAGCTGACAAACGAGATCCTCTTCTTTGATCTGGCAACGCCGTCGATTCCGGCGTTTTCCTGGTCCGTCGGCGCGAACGCATCCCCGTGGCATCCGGTATTTGCACCTGACGGGCTGCACCTGTACGTCGGAAACAAGGACGCCAACACGGTGACGGTCGTCTCCGTCGTGAACCGCCGGGTTGAGAGAATAATTACGGGTGACGGTCTGTCCGAGCCCCACGGCTCTGCCCTCTCACCGGATGGCAGCCTTCTCTACATATCCAACAGGAATGCGAGCGGGTTGTACACACCGAGGCACGACCTGGGCGACAACGGACGGGACGGAACGGTCGTAATGATCGACCGGATCACAGGAGACATCACGAAAGTACTTGAGGTTGGCCCTTTTGCGGCAGGACTCGGAACCAGATGA
- a CDS encoding T9SS type A sorting domain-containing protein, with amino-acid sequence MRLALLRQDSEPDDFAIRSLTRLFLTIAVLLATPGEFVMAQDHQLVRVVSPFSVTDAGLSLRYPFLGGFDGPRPEFVDIDGDGDLDLFVQEHVGSVMFFRNDGSGQSADFVFVTDDYQRLDVGQWFTFADVDGDQDLDLLAEQPFGRIRVYRNDGGTSQPAFTPSADTLKTDTGDVIVTEPPTLPVVVDVDCNGRLDLMIGRQSGTISRYEWIGTDGNGDPVFTFVEDRYQGIEVVGGIGKRGGSALHGASAMSFSDLDGDNDPDLLWGDFFEPNLILFRNEGTCGTPALVRESDAAMRSGADAVNTSGFNAPRVTDIDADGALDLFVGVQGGAFVTSSSSVENFYRFEEVNGAFDLVTRRYLPVIDVGSEAAPVIADLTGDGNPDIAVGNIISPFDPTHASLALIKKTPTGLDVLGTDVISFQGFSATPAAVDLDCDLDIDLFIGGFDGTIRSYVNNGSGGADAWALDESNFAGIDVGSNSAPSWADIDSDGDADLFVGEGAGNVNYFKNIGSRCAPVLTLEQEQFAGIDAGQRSRPALADYDADGDVDLFVGSDDGTVRFYRNVGSPQAHQFVEGEPILVPVTGIVSPALGDLDGDGDLDVIIGVASGGLLYYRNDRVVTAREALPRTAGNVPTVRTIYPNPAGERVVVEVELPHAGRLGIEVVDMLGRVVLRKSYQSLPAGSVRLPLIGLELASGVYVLRIVGATGQASATFAIRR; translated from the coding sequence TTGAGGTTGGCCCTTTTGCGGCAGGACTCGGAACCAGATGACTTCGCCATTCGGTCGCTGACCCGGTTGTTTCTGACCATCGCTGTTCTGCTGGCGACTCCCGGCGAGTTCGTCATGGCGCAGGACCACCAGCTCGTCCGCGTCGTGTCTCCCTTTTCTGTGACCGACGCCGGGCTTTCACTCCGGTACCCATTCCTCGGCGGATTCGATGGCCCGCGGCCTGAGTTCGTAGACATCGACGGCGACGGTGACCTGGACCTCTTCGTTCAGGAGCACGTGGGTTCGGTAATGTTCTTTCGAAATGACGGAAGCGGGCAGTCGGCGGATTTCGTTTTTGTGACCGACGACTATCAGAGACTCGATGTCGGGCAGTGGTTCACGTTCGCAGACGTCGACGGCGATCAGGATCTCGATCTGCTGGCCGAACAGCCGTTCGGGCGCATTCGTGTTTATCGGAATGACGGTGGCACATCCCAGCCGGCTTTCACGCCGTCCGCCGACACACTCAAAACGGACACGGGTGACGTCATTGTGACGGAGCCTCCGACGCTTCCTGTCGTTGTCGATGTCGATTGCAACGGCCGCCTCGACCTGATGATAGGCCGTCAGTCGGGCACAATCTCCAGATACGAGTGGATCGGTACCGACGGCAACGGCGATCCTGTCTTTACGTTCGTTGAGGATCGTTATCAGGGCATCGAGGTTGTGGGCGGGATCGGCAAGCGGGGCGGTTCAGCGCTTCATGGAGCGAGTGCCATGTCATTCTCGGATCTGGACGGAGATAACGATCCGGACCTTCTATGGGGTGATTTTTTCGAGCCAAATCTGATCCTGTTCAGGAATGAGGGTACCTGCGGCACTCCGGCCCTGGTGCGCGAGTCGGATGCGGCCATGCGCAGCGGTGCGGATGCGGTGAACACGTCCGGGTTCAATGCTCCGAGGGTCACCGACATCGATGCGGACGGTGCGCTGGATTTGTTCGTCGGCGTGCAGGGAGGAGCGTTTGTGACGAGCTCATCAAGCGTTGAAAACTTCTATCGCTTTGAAGAGGTCAACGGTGCCTTCGATCTGGTAACCCGACGATACCTGCCCGTCATTGATGTAGGATCCGAAGCGGCCCCCGTCATTGCTGATCTCACGGGTGACGGCAATCCTGACATTGCAGTGGGGAACATCATTTCACCGTTCGATCCAACGCACGCGTCACTCGCTCTCATCAAGAAAACGCCAACCGGGCTCGATGTACTCGGTACGGACGTGATCTCGTTTCAGGGGTTCTCGGCTACTCCGGCCGCCGTCGATCTTGATTGCGATCTGGACATCGACCTGTTCATTGGCGGGTTCGACGGCACGATCCGTTCATACGTTAACAACGGGAGCGGTGGCGCCGATGCGTGGGCTCTCGATGAGTCCAACTTTGCCGGAATCGATGTGGGTTCAAACAGTGCGCCGTCCTGGGCGGACATCGATTCCGATGGGGATGCAGATCTTTTTGTGGGCGAAGGTGCGGGCAATGTCAACTACTTCAAGAACATTGGATCGCGGTGCGCACCCGTTCTGACTCTTGAGCAAGAACAGTTTGCAGGTATCGATGCCGGCCAGCGGAGCCGGCCGGCGTTAGCTGACTATGACGCGGACGGTGATGTGGATCTTTTTGTTGGGTCGGACGACGGTACGGTCCGCTTCTATCGAAACGTGGGATCGCCCCAGGCCCACCAGTTCGTCGAGGGCGAACCGATCCTGGTGCCGGTCACGGGAATCGTGTCGCCGGCTCTCGGCGATCTGGACGGAGATGGTGATCTGGATGTGATCATCGGCGTCGCTTCAGGAGGGCTGCTGTATTATCGCAACGACCGGGTTGTGACGGCTCGTGAGGCTCTGCCACGCACAGCGGGCAACGTGCCGACGGTGCGCACGATCTATCCGAATCCCGCGGGAGAGCGTGTAGTCGTTGAGGTGGAACTGCCGCACGCCGGACGGCTGGGCATCGAGGTTGTGGACATGCTGGGGCGAGTCGTCTTGCGAAAGTCCTACCAGTCATTGCCGGCGGGATCCGTACGACTTCCGCTCATCGGTCTGGAACTGGCCTCGGGGGTGTACGTGCTTCGGATCGTCGGCGCAACGGGTCAGGCGTCGGCGACGTTCGCGATACGTCGCTAG